In one Bactrocera tryoni isolate S06 chromosome 5, CSIRO_BtryS06_freeze2, whole genome shotgun sequence genomic region, the following are encoded:
- the LOC120778763 gene encoding uncharacterized protein LOC120778763 isoform X1: protein MSFIKLSVVFMVFLFSFGDTATVPTPPTFPIPGHCSVITPQIIKLSIFDLEDVQIKSALYLNVTEFENQTVGQFLDYLENVQHISLSSHTASVRSLNPPKDVSPFTTIPLTTPLCQAIDVLYDVSNADRLYTLFVGVERTPRQALVRRFSRGLVIDNRTGLFKMGNLSPVIFDKTYQPVEDPPTPSVVIEKHIIETVHTKESTASIQNGFSAEISAYIISVKAEYSKEKSSTSKNSKKTRNAVVSLLNKKTGLYVDERKIDVDPSFVEELYSIVDDKNLSSYDRTKLVVKLLNRYGWYVTNQFTLGGRLDVVKSLHESSASNEAKELAALETKLGAAYGAFGASVGASYKKGSRSVDTTSYFSSDERITSTVDGATDIASFMKNVEIKENWRIIALDNTVPTCTFLLRNHSNLFAEIRRLIISNVHHQSIKNLQPHINMLQLVNDIWDNYVKPF from the exons ATGTCGTTCATAAAGTTATCCGTTGTGTTcatggtttttttgttttcttttggtg ATACAGCGACTGTTCCAACTCCACCAACTTTTCCAATTCCTGGGCATTGTTCGGTCATTACGCCGCAAATAATCAAACTCTCGATTTTCGATTTGGAAGATGTCCAAATAAAATCGGCTCTATATTTGAACGTCACTGAATTCGAAAATCAAACTGTCGGTCAATTTCTCGATTACTTGGAAAATGTACAGCATATCTCCTTGAGTTCACATACTGCATCCGTAAGATCTTTGAATCCACCTAAAGATGTCTCGCCTTTTACCACTATACCTCTAACGACACCATTGTGTCAAGCAATCGATGTATTGTATGATGTATCGAACGCTGATCGACTATACACATTATTTGTAGGAGTGGAACGGACTCCACGACAAGCATTAGTGAGAAGATTTTCGAGAGGTCTTGTTATCGACAATCGCACGGGTCTCTTCAAGATGGGCAACTTGTCGCCAGTCATCTTCGACAAGACCTATCAGCCAGTTGAAGATCCTCCAACGCCAAGCGTCGTAATCGAAAAGCACATTATCGAAACGGTTCATACCAAAGAATCGACAGCATCCATTCAAAATGGATTTTCCGCTGAAATATCAGCATATATCATATCAGTGAAGGCGgaatattcaaaagaaaaaagttcCACGTCGAAGAATTCAAAGAAAACACGCAATGCAGTCGTCTCACTATTAAACAAGAAAACAGGATTGTATGTGGACGAAAGAAAAATAGATGTGGACCCGTCATTCGTCGAGGAGCTTTATTCCATCGTTGACGACAAAAACTTATCATCGTACGATCGTACGAAACTTGTCGTCAAGTTATTGAACCGTTACGGATGGTACGTAACGAATCAATTTACTCTTGGAGGACGACTGGACGTCGTCAAATCATTGCATGAATCAAGTGCCTCGAATGAGGCAAAAGAACTGGCCGCTTTAGAAACAAAGTTGGGTGCGGCATATGGTGCATTTGGTGCAAGTGTGGGCGCTTCTTATAAAAAAGGTTCGAGATCTGTTGACACGACATCGTATTTTTCATCTGATGAACGTATCACGTCAACGGTAGATGGAGCCACAGACATAGCGTCTTTCATGAAAAATGtggaaatcaaagaaaattggCGGATCATCGCATTGGATAATACTGTACCGACCTGCACATTCTTATTAAGAAATCACAGTAATTTGTTTGCTGAAATTCGACGATTGATCATAAGCAACGTTCATCATCAATCCATCAAGAACCTGCAACCCCATATAAATATGTTGCAATTGGTGAATGATATATGGGACAATTATGTTAAGCCTTTCTGA
- the LOC120778762 gene encoding uncharacterized protein LOC120778762 produces the protein MLSVSIKNSINQVTLESVTMTINFALLSSMLLTFVVNYSCASVVICFVRNGVNVRRTFYSEIVTYAAARESLQLSEDDIFMDSNRAIERRQEQRMLVNDKECNRIISQSAKSYIEVCIVNDQCKIFLLENKAKVKTLRDKLLASLPQYYSDEKCADIVFLNDKGQVIQSTDEIEVPYQSIVKNGRIQAYNKFIDNTSELDITWLLSNHRVKVNMLMSLSSLRYWIMKPNACPNLKSKLNLPDKALFPNAIDDLAQNWLARDKRAQLHQVTSRNVTEKSEIPRLYYVDVTEKDKVAFTGSRTDEFQGDQLTLKISSRSSKDKMLLPLKDVRSTNNRAVSWTNVVIATNNTAVTLTVTWNNHQPGYAYICELFDFRANHEMHFLFRKVSEDGVCEFKYIDDNNTFYDLLFNREELIENGQDLSKFRYELGVSMYPSRPGKWSCRKLRKRETQSIANTDIHQDQITMGGGGKGYDTGLYFERSCVSHDAKYRNENKRSLYFNVFIFKSQEIAEKIIEDVATF, from the exons ATGTTGTCAGTTTCGATTAAAAATTCTATCAATCAAGTTACACTTGAATCGGTTACAATGACAATCAACTTTGCGTTACTATCTTCCATGTTATTGACATTTGTTGTCAATTATTCTTGTGCGTCTGTCGTAATTTGTTTCGTAAGGAATGGTGTAAACGTAAGGAGGACTTTTTACTCCGAAATAGTCACGTACGCAGCTGCACGTGAAAGTCTGCAACTGTCAGAAGACGACATTTTTATGGACAGCAACCGTGCCATTGAGCGAAGACAAGAACAAAGGATGTTAGTGAATGATAAAGAATGTAATAGAATTATCAGTCAAAGTGCAAAGTCTTACATAGAAGTTTGCATTGTAAATgatcaatgcaaaatatttctctTGGAAAATAAAGCAAAGGTCAAGACTTTGCGCGATAAGTTGCTCGCTTCGTTGCCACAATATTACAGCGACGAAAAATGTGCCGATATTGTTTTTCTAAATGACAAAGGACAAGTGATCCAGAGTACAGACGAAATAGAGGTGCCATATCAAAGTATTGTGAAAAACGGTAGAATCCAAGCATACAATAAATTCATCGACAATACAAGCGAATTAGATATCACATGGCTTTTGTCCAATCATCGAGTGAAAGTGAACATGCTTATGTCATTGAGTAGTTTGCGATATTGGATAATGAAACCAAATGCTTGTcctaatttaaaaagtaaactgAATTTACCCGACAAGGCATTGTTTCCAAATGCTATCGACGATTTAGCACAAAATTGGTTAGCTAGAGACAAACGCGCGCAACTCCATCAAGTAACAAGCCGTAACGTG ACTGAAAAATCGGAAATCCCAAGATTATACTATGTTGACGTGACCGAAAAAGATAAAGTAGCTTTTACCGGATCGCGAACTGATGAATTTCAGGGTGATCAGTTAACGCTCAAAATATCATCTCGGTCGTCAAAAGACAAGATGCTTCTACCGTTAAAAGATGTCCGATCAACAAATAATCGAGCTGTATCCTGGACTAACGTCGTCATAGCAACAAATAATACTGCTGTTACTTTGACCGTCACATGGAACAATCATCAACCCGGTTATGCATACATTTGCGAGTTATTCGATTTCCGTGCAAACCatgaaatgcattttttatttcggAAAGTATCTGAAGATGGGGTCTGcgaattcaaatatattgatgATAACAATACTTTCTATGATTTGTTGTTCAACAGAGAAGAACTCATTGAAAATGGGCAAGATCTCTCGAAATTCCGATACGAACTAGGTGTGTCTATGTATCCTAGTCGTCCTGGTAAATGGAGCTGTAGAAAACTTAGAAAGAGAGAAACACAATCTATTGCCAATACTGACATACATCAAGATCAGATAACAATGGGCGGAGGAGGGAAGGGTTATGATACGGGCCTTTACTTTGAGAGATCTTGCGTGTCACACGATGCAAAATACAGAAACGAGAATAAACGATCATTGTATTTCaacgtatttatttttaaatcacaggagattgctgaaaaaattattgaagatgTTGCCACATTTTGA